The Aureimonas mangrovi genome contains the following window.
GCCATCTGCGTTCGGCTCCACTCCAGACACGCATCATCACCAAAGTGGGAGAAGGGCAGGTCGGGCGCAGCGCGTCAAGCTGGACGGCTTGCGAGCGTGCGAGCGCCGGGATACGGCTGCGCTGAACGGGGAACCTGAAAGCAGTGCCAACCCGACCGCCGGCCGCAAGCCTGCCGATCGCGTTCTACGCTCCCTTGAAGTCGCCGGATGATCCGGTGCCTTCCGGAGACAGGACCCTTGCGCGTCTTCTCCTGGCCGCGCTGACGACCGCCGGCTTCGAGCCGGCGCTGGCGAGCACGCTGCGAAGCTTCTCGGTGGATGGGGCCAGGCAGAACGCGCTTCTGGAAGCCGGCGAGACGCAAGCCAACGAAGTTGCCGCACGGCTCATGCAGCTTGCATCGCAACGACGTCCGCGCCTGTGGTTCACATATCACAACCACTACAAGGCCCCTGACCTTCTGGGGCCTGCGGTCTCTCGTGCGCTCGCCATCCCCTACGTGATCGCCGAGGCCTCGCACGCGCCCAAACGAGCCGGAGGGCCGTTCGACCGGTTCCACCACATGGCGGCGCAGGCATCGCTCGCAGCCGATCTCCACCTCGTCCTGAACCCACGCGACGGCGCCGGTCTTGCCGCGCTCCGCGCCGGCACCGAAGGTCTCGTACCTTTCGCCCCATTCACGGCTGCGGCCATGGGGCCGGCACCCTTGCCCATCCCGGAAGACGGGCCGCTGCGCCTGATGACCGCCGCGATGATGCGGCCGGGTGACAAGTTCCAGTCCTATCGGGTGCTGGCCGATGCGCTCGGCCGCCTCGATTGCGACTGGACGCTGGATGTCGCCGGGGACGGCACGGCGCGCGCCGAAGTCGAGGCGCTTTTCGAAGGGCTTGGCGCACGGGTGCGCTTCCACGGCCTCATCGATGGTCCCGCCGAACTCGCCGCCTTCTATCGCGCGGGCGACCTTCTCGCCTGGCCGGGCGTGAACGAGGCCTTCGGAATGACCTATCTGGAAGCGGCCCGCGAGGGCCGTGCCGCAGTCGCTATGCGCTATGGCGGCGTCGCGACGGTCGTTGCGGACGGGGCTTCCGGCATCCTGACTGAAGCGGGCGACGTCGCGGCCTTCTCGGCGACGCTGGACCGGCTCGCGCGCAACCGCGCTCTTCTGCGGCGGCTCGGCGCGCAGGCGCGAAACCACACGATGGAGCATCATGGACCGGAGGCCGCGGCGCGCCGCCTCAGGGAAACGCTGTGCCCGCTTCTCAAAGTGGGGGATGCGCGATGCGCGTCCTGATCGCGGTCACGCATCTTCTCGGCAGCGGTCATCTGGCGCGCGCTGCGCTCCTAGGCCGCGGTCTGGCGGCCGCGGGTCACGAGGTCTGTCTGGCGAGTGGCGGCAGGCCGGTCCCCAACATCGACACGAGCGGCGTCGAATTCGTTCAGCTTCCGCCGGTTCATTGCCGTGGCGCCGATTTCCGCACGTTGTGGGGCGAGGGCGATCTGCTTCTTGACGACGTCTTGCGAGGAAAACGGCGCGACGCGCTTCTCGCGGCCTTCCGGCGTCTGCGGCCCGACGTGGTGGTGACGGAGACCTATCCCTTCGGCCGCCGCACCCTCGCGCTCGAGTTCGATGCGCTTGTGGAGGCGGTCTGGAAGCGTGCCGATCGGCCTGCGCTGCTCGCCTCGGTTCGCGACATCCTCGCTCCGCCGTCCTCGCCGCAGAAGGGCGCGCGCACCGAGGCGATGATCGTGGAGCGATATG
Protein-coding sequences here:
- a CDS encoding glycosyltransferase family 4 protein is translated as MPTRPPAASLPIAFYAPLKSPDDPVPSGDRTLARLLLAALTTAGFEPALASTLRSFSVDGARQNALLEAGETQANEVAARLMQLASQRRPRLWFTYHNHYKAPDLLGPAVSRALAIPYVIAEASHAPKRAGGPFDRFHHMAAQASLAADLHLVLNPRDGAGLAALRAGTEGLVPFAPFTAAAMGPAPLPIPEDGPLRLMTAAMMRPGDKFQSYRVLADALGRLDCDWTLDVAGDGTARAEVEALFEGLGARVRFHGLIDGPAELAAFYRAGDLLAWPGVNEAFGMTYLEAAREGRAAVAMRYGGVATVVADGASGILTEAGDVAAFSATLDRLARNRALLRRLGAQARNHTMEHHGPEAAARRLRETLCPLLKVGDARCAS